Within the Sporocytophaga myxococcoides DSM 11118 genome, the region TAACAAATGACAAAGGACCGTTAGGAAAACACTCTTCGGTCGCACATGGATATTTTGCATTCCCAAAACTAGAAGGCGAAATTGGCCCCAGAATGAAGTTCAGAGGAAAAGAAGTTTTGAACTGGAGCTTAAATAATTACATTGGACTTGCAAATCATCCTGAAGTTCGTAAAGCTGATGCCGAAGGTGCTGCAAAATATGGTTTGGCTTTCCCAATGGGAGCAAGAATGATGTCTGGAAATTCAAATCTAATTGAAGAGTTCGAGTCTCAGATATCTGATTTTGTGAAAAAAGAAGATACAATGCTTCTTAACTTCGGATACCAAGGAATGGTGTCCATTATAGATGCAGTACTTTCCCGCCATGATGTAGTAATCTATGATAGTGAATCTCACGCTTGTATTGTTGACGGTGTAAGACTACACCAGGGAAAAAGATTTGTATTTCCTCACAACGATATTGAAAATCTTAAAAAACAACTTGAAAGAGCTACTAAAATAGTTCAGGAAACTAAAGGTGGAATCCTTGTAATTACTGAAGGTGTATTCGGTATGGCAGGTGACCTTGGTAAATTGAGAGAAATAGTAGATCTGAAAAAACAGTATCAATTCAGATTGCTGGTTGACGATGCTCACGGTTTTGGAACTATGGGACCTACTGGAGCCGGTGCAGGAGAGCATCTTGGAGTTCAGGATGGTATTGATATTTACTTCTCAACATTTGCCAAATCTATGGCAAGTATTGGTGCATTTGTTTCAAGTACAGAACAAGTGATAGGTTTTTTAAGATATAATACCAGATCTCAGATTTTTGCTAAAACATTACCAATGGCTTTGGTAGTGGGAGGGATGAAAAGACTTGAATTGCTTAGATCTCAGCCTCAATTAAGAGAAAACCTTTGGAATGTAGTTCGTAATTTACAACAAGGTTTGAAAGATGCAGGATTTGATATTGGTAAAACGGAATCTCCTGTAACTCCTGTTTATCTGAAAGGTGACGAGAGTGAGGCTGCTCAGCTGATAATAGATTTAAGAGAAAACTACAGCATTTTCTGTTCTATAGTTATTTATCCGGTAGTACCGAAAGGGGTTCTTGAACTTAGAATTATCCCTACTGCGATGCACACTTTTGAGGATGTTAAGCAGACAATCAAAGCTTTCCAGGAAGTTGCTTATAAACTTCAGAATAAGCTTTATACACAGAAACTGTCAAACATTTCAATTTAATCAAGCAAGATAAGAGTAAGGTTTTCTAATAATATAGAAAGAAAATCTTACTTTTCTTTTGAGTAGTATTTTTTAATTTATTAATTTAGAACGTTTTAATAACCTAAATTTTTATAATAATGAACAGATTCGAACAACTGAAAAATCTTGTGATGTCGCTGGAAGGTGATTTTGCGAAATTTTATGAAAAAGAAAATGCAGCAGCAGGGACCCGTGTAAGGAAAGGTATGCAGGATCTTAAAAATTTAGCTCAGGAGATTAGAGTTGAGGTTCAGGATAAGAAGAATACTGAAGAACAATAACAAAAAAAGAGGCTGAAATTCAGCCTCTTTTTTTGTTATTTATTAGTTAACTTCGTTTATCGCCTGTAAAATACGGTCTCTGAGATTTTGAGAAGCTTTTACCAACGGCAGTCTTACATTACTTTTGCAGATACCCTTACGCTCCAATACTTCTTTAATTCCTACTGGATTCCCTTCTTCATACATCAAAGGATTAATTTTCCCAAGTTTAGCAATCACTGCTTCAGCTTCGGTATGTTTCCCTTCAGAGGTATACTGAATTGATTTTTTGAAATGTGCTGGAAATGCATTGGCTAGCACTGAAATAACTCCAACACCACCAATGGCGCCGAAACTTGCTGTTGTCATATCATCACCGCTAATAAGCAGGAAGCCTTTAATGCTTTTATTAGCTATTTCTTCAGCTTGTTTCAAATCGCTGTTAGCCTCTTTGATCCCAATTACATTTTTAACATTGGAAAGTCTGATAGTTGTTTCCGCTGTCATATTGATTCCTGTTCTGCCAGGAACATTATAAAGAATTACTGGTACAGGAGATGCCTCAGCTATTTTTTTATAATGCTGATATATTCCTTCCTGAGAAGGTTTATTGTAATAAGGACAAACTGATAGGATCGCGCTAATTCCCTCGAAATTCGTATTCTTTATTCTCTCAAGAACTTCTTTAGTATTATTACCACCTATGCCGAAGACAACTGGAAGCTTGCCCTTGTTTTCTTTGAGTACAAAATCTAAGATTTGTTTTTTTTCATCCTGACTGGTTGTTGGAGATTCACCTGTGGTGCCATTTACCACTAAATAGTCTCCTCCATTCTGACTTACGTGATCGAGTAGTTTTTTTAATCCGTTAAAATCAATACTATCGTCATCACTAAACGGCGTTACAAGTGCTACTCCGGTCCCCGAAAAAATACTCATTTTTTAACTCCTGAATTTTTTTGTACAAACTTCCATTAATCTGATCAATGCTTCAATGCCTTCTCCTTTTTTTAATTCGGCCATTACTTCCAGAATATTTTTATTGTTTTCTGAAAAGATTCCGAACCGGCATTTTGCTTTGCTTGCAGATAAAATATTTTCGAAAGGCAAAAATGGTGAAATATTAATAGAATATAAATAGTCGAATTCGGTTTTTATAAAATTATTTATTTTCTCGTCCCGATAAGTACCATTCCATTTTATTTCACTAAATGAAATTCTTGTAAAAGGAAAATCAAAGGCACAATTATTGGTCATTGAATTGCAGATGATTACTACTTTTTTCCCCTCTTTAATCAGACTTTTCACAAATTGAGATATCAGCTCATTGCCTTTGGGGTTTTCGTTGCTGATAAGAATCCCGACCGTTGAAGATTCTTCATAACTCAGACTTTCCCTTTTGGCTTTGTTATTTTTTCTGTTGTAATAAGTTCTAACTCTTAAAAAAAGCTTTTTAATCATCTTTAACTATTTTAACATGTTTGTAAATTCATCTTCGGAAATCATTTGAATACCAAGTTTTTGTGCTTTTTCAAGCTTGGACGGCCCCATATTCTCTCCGGCAATCAGGAAGTTTAGCTTGGCTGAAATACTGGAGACTACCTTGCCACCATTTTTTTCTACTTTTTCCTTAATGCTGTCCCGGCTGAAATTTTGGAAGACTCCTGAAATAACAAATGTTTTTCCTTCAAAAATATTGCTTTCGAATTCAATTACTTTCTTTTGAGCTTCCATCTGAAGTCCGGCTTTTTTTAACCTTTCGATAAAAAGTCGGTGTTCTTCCTGTGCAAAATATTCTACTACTCCTTGTGCAATTTTCTCTCCTATTTCAGGAACTGCTCTCAGCTCTTCAAAAGAGGCATTTGCCAGTGCATCAATATTACTAAAATGATCTGCAAGTTTTTCCGCGACAGTATTCCCTACATATCTGATACCTATTCCAAACAATACGTTTTTGAAAGGAACTGTTTTGGATGTTTCTAAGCCTTTTATAATATTATTAGCAGACTTTTCACCAAATCTCTCAAGACTGCAAAGTTTTTCAAATGTTAAATCATATAAGTCTGCAGGATCCTTCACTAAGCCTTTGGCATAAAGCTGATCCACAGTCTCAGATCCAATCCCTTCTATATTCAGAGCTTTTCGTTGAATAAAATGTTCAAGTTTACCTTTAATCTGAGGAGAACATCCTTTCTCATTAGGACAGTAATGTACTGCTTCTCCTTCTTTTCTGATAAGTGGTGTACCGCATTCTGGGCAATTATTAATATATTCAATAGGGATACTATTTTCTGGCCTTAAACCCAGGTTTACTCCTGTAATCTTAGGTATAATTTCCCCACCTTTTTCTACAAATACGGTATCGCCGATGCGTAGATCAAGTCTTTTAATTTCATTGGCATTGTGTACTGAAGCTCTCTTTACTTTTGTACCTGCCAATTGTACGGGAAGTAGGTTCGCAACCGGCGTAACGGCTCCTGTTCTTCCCACCTGATATTCTATGGATTCAAGCAATGTACTTGCGGTATCTGCCTTATACTTATATGCTATTGCCCATCGCGGACTCTTTGCAGTGTAACCAAGTATCTCTTGCTGTTTATAATCATTTACTTTTATAACAATACCATCAGTGCCAAGCGGAAGTTTGAATCTTTCTTTTTCCCACTTGTTTATATAATTCATTACCTCGCCGATGTCTTTACAACGGGCATAAGAATCTGATACATTGAATCCCCATTCCTTAATTCTTATTAAGGCGTCGTGGTGAGATTTTATATTCAGATTTTCTCCTAATAAGCCATATACGAAACAGTCCAATTTTCTTTGCGCGACAACAGTTGAATCTTGCATTTTGATTGTACCTGAGGCTGCATTTCTGGGGTTTGCAAGTAGAGGTTCTCCAATATCTTCTCGCTCTTTATTGATTTTATTAAAGGAGTCAAGAGGAAGGAATACCTCACCTCGAACTTCAAAAAGGGGAGGTATATTGTCACCTTTTATTTTTAACGGAATGCTTCTTATTGTTTTAACATTGGCAGTAACGTCATCTCCACGAACTCCGTCTCCTCTTGTAGTTGCTTGTTTAAGGATGCCGTTTTCGTAAGTTATACTCATTGCCACTCCATCAAATTTAAGCTCAGCTATATATTCGAAATTTGTACCAATTGTCTTCTTGACCCTGTTATCAAATTCAATAAGTTCTTCCTCAGAATAGGTATTGCCTAAGGAGAGCATTGGATAAACATGGTAAACAGTTTTGAATTCTTTGGTAATAGTACCACCAACTCTTTGGCTGGGCGAATCTTCTTTTTTAAATTCGGGATGTAAATCCTCTAGTTTAATTAACTCTTCAAGTAATTTGTCAAATTCAAAATCTGAAATCGCAGAGGTGCTTTGCTGATAATATAAATCATTATAGTAATTGATCTTTTCTGTAAGCTCTTCTATTCGTAGTTTGGCTTCTTCTCTGGTCATCTATTATTAAATGAATTGTTTTTAAATTTTTCTAAGTTATAATTATACAAAAATAAACCGGGAATAGGCATTTTAAAAAAATATCACTGTTAATCAACTAATAGTTTTTCAGATAAGTAATTGATTATAGTGATTTAAAGGATTTTCAATGGTAATTGATATAATTAATATAAATAAAGTTACATTTTAAAATTTATTGTGATGGGAAATATTAAAGTACACGAGCTGATAGAAAATCGTTGGAGTCCAAGAGCTTATCTATCAAAAGAGGTGGAGAATGAAAAACTTCAAAGGATCTTTGAAGCTTCCAGGAGAGCGCCTTCGGCAATGAACGAACAGCCTTGGAGGTATGTCGTCGGATTAAAAAAAGATGTCAATGTATGGAAAAGCATAGCAGATAGTTTGAATGAAAGCAATCAGATTTGGGCTCAACATGCTCCGGTTTTAATTCTGACTTTAGTCAAAAAACATTATACCCGAAATGGTTCTGAAAATACCAGCAGACATTATGATCTTGGGCAATCAGTGGCATATCTTTCTATTCAGGCGACAAACGAAGGCCTATTTTTACATCAGATGGGAGGTTTTTCCCGTGAAAAAGCAATTGAAAATTTACAGATTCCAGAAGAATTCGAACCTGTGACTGTAATTGCTTTGGGCTATAAGGGAGATCTTAATTCTTTGCCTCCAAATTTGCAGGAACGTGAAAAGCAAATGGTAAATAGGTTTCCTATCAATGAGTTAGTCTTTTCCGGATGGGGCGAAAAGCTTTTTGAATAGGGAAGGCGGTTAACAAAATTAAAATCTCTCTTGTTATATTTTAAAAGTTCTTAAACAAAATCACAGGAGGGTAACGATGATTTTCGATATAAAGCATGATGGGAAGAGTCAGAAATTCTTTATCGTTATAAATGGAAAGGAATGCAATTTAAAGTATGAAAAACTTTCCGATCAGATTTTTGAGGTCAAACAAATGTTTGTTCCAAAAAATTTGAGAGGCCAGGGAATTGCAGGTAGAATTGTGGAATTTTCTCTAAATTTTGCCAAAAAAAATTTTATTAAGATAAGAACGTCTTGTTCCTATATTCACAATTTCATAGAAAAAAGAAGAGAGTTTAAGGAGTTGTTGGTAACAGCGTCCAAAGAGCCTGCCGTAATTTAATAACCCTGGTTAATCTTCAAAAATCAATCAACTTCATCCTGATTTTTCAATTCAGAAAATATTTATTAGTAATTTCGTTTAGATTACTAAAATATGGATTGACAAATCCGGATGAAGATGTTTTGGAAAAAGTGTGTTAGAATAATTAAACTGACTGTGATTTTTTTTCTGGTCAGTACCTTGTTTTCTGTTATTATGTTAAGATTTATTCCCCCAATAGCAACACCATTAATGATCATCAGGTGTGGTGAACAGATCTGGAATGGTAAATCTCTAAAACTTAAAAAAGACTGGGTA harbors:
- a CDS encoding aminotransferase class I/II-fold pyridoxal phosphate-dependent enzyme is translated as MDLFDKLTNDKGPLGKHSSVAHGYFAFPKLEGEIGPRMKFRGKEVLNWSLNNYIGLANHPEVRKADAEGAAKYGLAFPMGARMMSGNSNLIEEFESQISDFVKKEDTMLLNFGYQGMVSIIDAVLSRHDVVIYDSESHACIVDGVRLHQGKRFVFPHNDIENLKKQLERATKIVQETKGGILVITEGVFGMAGDLGKLREIVDLKKQYQFRLLVDDAHGFGTMGPTGAGAGEHLGVQDGIDIYFSTFAKSMASIGAFVSSTEQVIGFLRYNTRSQIFAKTLPMALVVGGMKRLELLRSQPQLRENLWNVVRNLQQGLKDAGFDIGKTESPVTPVYLKGDESEAAQLIIDLRENYSIFCSIVIYPVVPKGVLELRIIPTAMHTFEDVKQTIKAFQEVAYKLQNKLYTQKLSNISI
- the dapA gene encoding 4-hydroxy-tetrahydrodipicolinate synthase; this translates as MSIFSGTGVALVTPFSDDDSIDFNGLKKLLDHVSQNGGDYLVVNGTTGESPTTSQDEKKQILDFVLKENKGKLPVVFGIGGNNTKEVLERIKNTNFEGISAILSVCPYYNKPSQEGIYQHYKKIAEASPVPVILYNVPGRTGINMTAETTIRLSNVKNVIGIKEANSDLKQAEEIANKSIKGFLLISGDDMTTASFGAIGGVGVISVLANAFPAHFKKSIQYTSEGKHTEAEAVIAKLGKINPLMYEEGNPVGIKEVLERKGICKSNVRLPLVKASQNLRDRILQAINEVN
- a CDS encoding DUF6913 domain-containing protein, translated to MIKKLFLRVRTYYNRKNNKAKRESLSYEESSTVGILISNENPKGNELISQFVKSLIKEGKKVVIICNSMTNNCAFDFPFTRISFSEIKWNGTYRDEKINNFIKTEFDYLYSINISPFLPFENILSASKAKCRFGIFSENNKNILEVMAELKKGEGIEALIRLMEVCTKKFRS
- the ligA gene encoding NAD-dependent DNA ligase LigA, giving the protein MTREEAKLRIEELTEKINYYNDLYYQQSTSAISDFEFDKLLEELIKLEDLHPEFKKEDSPSQRVGGTITKEFKTVYHVYPMLSLGNTYSEEELIEFDNRVKKTIGTNFEYIAELKFDGVAMSITYENGILKQATTRGDGVRGDDVTANVKTIRSIPLKIKGDNIPPLFEVRGEVFLPLDSFNKINKEREDIGEPLLANPRNAASGTIKMQDSTVVAQRKLDCFVYGLLGENLNIKSHHDALIRIKEWGFNVSDSYARCKDIGEVMNYINKWEKERFKLPLGTDGIVIKVNDYKQQEILGYTAKSPRWAIAYKYKADTASTLLESIEYQVGRTGAVTPVANLLPVQLAGTKVKRASVHNANEIKRLDLRIGDTVFVEKGGEIIPKITGVNLGLRPENSIPIEYINNCPECGTPLIRKEGEAVHYCPNEKGCSPQIKGKLEHFIQRKALNIEGIGSETVDQLYAKGLVKDPADLYDLTFEKLCSLERFGEKSANNIIKGLETSKTVPFKNVLFGIGIRYVGNTVAEKLADHFSNIDALANASFEELRAVPEIGEKIAQGVVEYFAQEEHRLFIERLKKAGLQMEAQKKVIEFESNIFEGKTFVISGVFQNFSRDSIKEKVEKNGGKVVSSISAKLNFLIAGENMGPSKLEKAQKLGIQMISEDEFTNMLK
- a CDS encoding nitroreductase family protein, producing MGNIKVHELIENRWSPRAYLSKEVENEKLQRIFEASRRAPSAMNEQPWRYVVGLKKDVNVWKSIADSLNESNQIWAQHAPVLILTLVKKHYTRNGSENTSRHYDLGQSVAYLSIQATNEGLFLHQMGGFSREKAIENLQIPEEFEPVTVIALGYKGDLNSLPPNLQEREKQMVNRFPINELVFSGWGEKLFE
- a CDS encoding GNAT family N-acetyltransferase, with product MIFDIKHDGKSQKFFIVINGKECNLKYEKLSDQIFEVKQMFVPKNLRGQGIAGRIVEFSLNFAKKNFIKIRTSCSYIHNFIEKRREFKELLVTASKEPAVI